The Haliaeetus albicilla chromosome 11, bHalAlb1.1, whole genome shotgun sequence sequence CTTCTCCATGTCGAGGACTTTATCCTGCATCTCCTTAAGGGCGCTGAGGGTCTCACTCTCCCGCAGCCGCGACTGCTCCAGCTCTGTCTCCAGGTGGGTGACAAACTCCTCGCTGAAGCGTGGGTTCCCCTGCCACCGTCCCAAATGTGTCACCCATGGGGCACAACGCCTGTCCCTGCCTTGCCCACGGCAGTGGCACCCACGACCCGTACCCAAATccgggctgcagcagggcgcgaATTGAAAGGGGGATGTGTGGGGGCAATGGGCACGCTTGGGGACATCTGGGGACAATTTGGGGACACCAACCTGCTGGTCCTGCAGCTGCCGGATGGTGGTCTGGGCACGCTGCAGGTTCTCGGTGGCCGAGGTGCAGCGTTGCTTCACCACCGCCAGTTCCCGCTTGATGATGTAGttctcctctgcctcctgtGCCCGTGTCACTTGGCCCTGGGGACAGCGGGGACGTGTCACCACCATGGCATGGCATGACCGGTTCTCCTCCCCGCAGCGTGTCACTGGGAGGGGTGTGGTGGCAGTggaggggtggtggggacaagggggtgatgctggggacatgaggtgatgctggggacacggggtgaTGCTGGGGATGAGGGGGTGACACCAGGGATGAGGAGTGACGCCAGTCCCACAGTGGGTGAGGCTGGGGACAAGGGAATGACACTGGGGACAAGGGGGTGATGCCAGCAATGAGGGGGTGACGCCAGCCCCCTCCGCAGAGGGTGACAGCAGGGACGAGGGGGTGACACCAGAGTGATGCTGGCCCTGTGGTGGGTGACACCAGCCTTGTAATGGGTGACACTGGGGACAAGGGGGGTGACATTGGGAATGAAGGGGGTGACGCCAGCCCTGGGGGGTGacaccagccccacagcaggTGACATCAAGGACAAGGAGGTGACAGCTGCCCTGTGGCGACCTCCAGGGACATTTTGTCCCCTCTGAGCCGCTTTCACCCCACAACCCATGACCTTCCGCTCAAAATCCACCTATTTTGGTCAAACTCATCAAAATGGCAGCTTTTACCCCATCTTGGCCAAACCCCACCCCCATATGCCACCGCGCCACCCCCCACTTTCCACTGAGCCCCAAAATGGGCCAAAACCCCCCATTTTCACCAACCGCCCCCCAtatcctccttccccccccaccctccaaaGCGGGGAAGGTGCACGGGAGCCTCcggaaaagcaggaaaaagggCAAATCTTCCCCAAACGAGCCAGACGCAGGCGGGCTGGGAAgcaaaagggggaagaaaagggttAAAACgcagcagaaaagagaaaaatagctatttttgaCGCTACCTGGATGAGCCTGTCGGCGAGAGCCGCGCTCTCCTGCGGCCGCCAGcggagaagagagagaaagagaggagagacaTAACAAGATAAACGAAGGAGACGGAGGCAGCGAGAGAAGCCACGAAGCGGAGGCACCCGGCAACCTTCCCGCGCATCATCGGTTCCCGTTTTGGAGTGTTTTCCAAGgattttagctcttttccctcCATGCCGGGGGAAAAACACAGTGATGGTGGTGTTTTGCACTAAACCGGAGCATTTCCCACCTCCTGGAGGGAGACTTTGTGTGGAAAAATGATGAAGCAGGCACTCGCTGGACTTAAATGTCCTATTTCTGCTCCAAAatggtgctgggaggggagatTTTGGGGGTGTGGCCCATAAAAGGGGTGCTGGAGGTTACAGGGttgcacccatgggtgccatGATCTCTGGGCAGTGGTGGTATAGGTGCCTCAGGGGAGTTTGGGGTGCTCCGGGGGACATTTTGGGTGCTCCGGGGGGGTTTGGGTGCCCCCAGGGGGTTTGGATGCCCCCAgcggggttttggggtgctcccaggggggttttggggttccaGACGTGGGGCTCACCTTCTCCAGGGTTTCAATGCGCTGTTTCAGCAGGCGGTTCTCGGTGCGGAGGCGCTGGGGGGCAAAAATGGGGAGGAATCAGCCCTGGGGTGGGTTTGGGCCCTGGGCCCTGGGGACAGCTTGGGGGCAGGGGGACTCAAGGTAAAGTGACCTCGGGCATAGGCTAAGCTGTCCCCAAATGGCTCCAGTGGCCTCGGGTATGGGTCAAATGGCCCTGGGATGGCTCAAACAACCCTGAAGATGGGACAAAGTGGCCCTGGGATGGCTTACATGGCCCTGGGGGCAGCTTAAATGGCCATGGGATGGGTCATGGTGGCCCCAGCATGGCTTAGATGGTCCCAGGGATGGGCTAAACGTCCCCAAGGATGGGTGAAAGTGGCCCTGGGATGGCTCAAACTGCTCTGTGACAGGTCAAGTGGCCTTGGGGACACTTTAAATGGCCCTTGGGATAGGTCAAAGTGGCATCAGGATGACTTAAATGGCCCTGGGGATGCGCTAAGCTGCCCCAGGAGGGCTCAAGTGGCCCTAGGGACAAGTCAAGTGGTTCCAGGGAGAGGCTAAGCCACCCTGAGATGGCTCAAGTGGCCCCAGGAATGGGCTACATGGCCCCAGGATGGCTCAAAGTGACCCCAGGGATGAGTCAAAGTGGCCCTGCGATGGCTTAAATGGCCGTGGGGAAGGGCTAAGCCATCCCAGGATGGCTCAAACGGCTCTGGGAATGGGTCAAGTGACCCTGGGATGAGCCAAAGTGGTCCCGGGATGGCTTAGATGGCCCCAGGGATGGGCTACACCATGTCAGGAGAGCTCAACTGGCCCCAGGGATGGGCCAAGCGGCCATGAGGATGGCTCAAGCGGCCCCAGAATGCCAACACTTGACCCGTCTCACCTTGATCTCGATCTGCTCCTCCATCTCTTTGTTCTTGATGGCAGCGTACTCCTTCTCCAGCCTGCTCgggacatggggacaggctGGGACACGAGGATGGGGAGCAGACCCCCTGGCCCTGAGCCCCATGGCTGCTGGGGGGACCCCATCCAAGTGCAGGAACCCATCTCCCCCTCTTACCTCTTCATCTTCTTGGGGTTGTACTTGACCTGGAAGGCCCTGAGGATGAGCTTGTCGGGGCAACTGTCGAACTGGTGTGGGATCACCTTCTGGAAGTACTGCAGGTGCGGAAACCAGCCATGAAACATGGCCCCAAAATACAGGCCATCACGTAAACCAGTCCCAAAGTAGGGTCCGTTGGGTAAAACCAGCCCCAAAATAGGGCCTGTTGCATAAATCTGCCTCAAAACACACCCTTGTTGCGTAAATTCACCCCAAAATACAACTTATTGCATAAACCACCCCCAAAATATGGCCCATCATGTAAACCTAAAATACAACCCATTGCACAAATCCACCACAAAATATGGCCTGTTGCATAAACTGGTCCACAAACACATCCAGTTGGGAAAAACCTGCCCGAAAATACTAAATGTGGGGCTAAATCTGCCCCAAACTACGTGCCCTTGGACAAATCTGCCCAAAAATACATCCCCTTGGATGCCCTGTTGTACAAATCCACCCCAAAATATGTCCTGTTGCCTAAATCCAGCCCAAAACACGTCCTGTTGCTTAAATCCACCCCAAAACATGTACCATTGGACAAATCTGTCCCCAAATACATCCTGTTGGACAAATCCACCCCAAAACATGTCCCATGTCCATGGGCACGTACCTGGGACATGCCCTCCATGTCGAGCTGGACGAGCTCGGCCTGGTTGAACTGCAGCAGCGCCATCCCCACACGGAAGACGATCTCCAGCCCCTGCGGGAAGGGTCCATGCTTGACCCCACGCCATCACCTTTCCCACCcggggtttggggtttttctccccaaaaccaaaccagctgGCATGGGGAGAACATTTCCACATCCAAGTGGAAAATGTGGTTGTGGTCCCTTTGTGATTTATGGTGTTGGCCGCGGCCCCGTTACCTCATACATGAAGATATCGAAGACACGTGTGGCCACAGGAAGAGGGAAGGTGGTGAGGAAGAGGGTGAGGAACCAGGACGAGGCGTACATGGAGGTGAGAAAGCTCTGTGAGCGGAAGTGGATGTTCAGCTCCGGTAGCTGCTCCTGGATGTGAGAAATGGGggaaatgaagagaaacaagGAATGGTGAATGTTTTTAGGGGTCATTCATGGCTGTTGAGGTTTGAACAGGTCCACGAGATCTTGTGGGGGTCTCATGGAAGGTCTcctggtgggggggggctcCTGGATGGTCACCAGGGGCTCATGGATGTCCCTCAGGGGATCTTGTGGATGGTTCCTGGGGTGTCTCGTGGCCAGTTCCTTTGGGTGTCTCACTGGTGGGCCCCAGGATCTCACGGATGGTGCCTGGGGCACCTCATGGAGTTGTCCTGGGGTCTCATGGATGCCCCCAGCATATGTTGTGGACATTCTTGGGGACTCACTGATGTCCCCCTTGAAAAATCATGGATAGTCCTCAGAGCATCTCATAGACATCCCCAGGATCTGTGTCGCTGGACACGAGCTCCATTGGAAGAACCCATTTCCCCCAAAAGCTGCCACCTCACTCCtacctctccctgtccttgtcccccAGATCCACCCACCGGTTCTTGCCACCCTGAGAGTTCTGGGGGGCGTGAGGTGGTGCCTACCTGCAACATGTACTCAAACTGGTAGATGCAGAGCCCCAGCTCAGCCATACTGGGTTTGAAGAGCTCCCGTAAGCGGTATTCCTGCATCAGCCTCACGAACACACAGAAGGCCTCCTCCTCAGGCATCTGGAGACCCAAAGGGACATGAATTCCCTCTTGAATCTCTGCTGGCAGCTCCAGATGCGGAGCCTCTTCCCATTAGGTGATGGGATGGGACGTGCCAGAACCCGCCCCTGGGTGAAGGGAAATGCGAATGGGGGATTTTAAACCCATCAGGAGTAAGTGGGATGGTGGAAATGAGCCCATTTTGCTCCTGAGGATCAAGAAAAAGGCTCCCATTTCCCAACCCCATTCTACCATGTCTCTGGAGGGTGTTGAAAACCCATCGGCAGCCCCTCCTCGCCCCGGAGTCATCACAAACCTGCATTAGCAGCAGTCCCACGATGAAGGCGCTACCCTGGCAGTATCCGACCTCCCGATCCACCAGTGAATAGGcctggaaggaggaaaaaaattcaaaataaatatacGTGTGAGCAGGGGGATTCGCAGGGCCACCATCCCTGCTTGCTGTGGGAGGCCAACAGTGGAGGGAAGCCTTGACCATGACATCAAAAATAGCTTTGTTTTGGTTGACAACACCTCCTGTGAGCATGATGTTGCTGCAAACTTGAATTTAGACCCCCAAATACTCAACTATTTGTTTCTTAATTCAGAGTACAACTCAACAGGAAAAATGAGGTCTGGGGAATGAGGTCGCTTTGCAAGGAAAGACCTGTCACGCTGCAAGAAGTGATGGTTCCAGGAGTTTGTGGTGGAAACCAAACCCATCAAAAATTAATATCCACTTAAAACAGCTTCAAAACCCAAAGCAGTGTCTGGGCTATGGCCAAGATCCATTGATGTTCGAGGAAAGACATTACCTTCATGACATTGAAGAGCACCTCCTGGCCCAGACTGTCCTGTCCCTTGAAGAACTCGTGCTCCGGGTAGGTACGGGCGATATCCCGTCGGATGAGCTTCTCACAGGGAGAGGACATCTTGAGCAGCTCTGAGTATTGGTTTTTGACGGGCATGTCAGTggcactgcagagcagctgccagACGATGGCACGGAAGTGGTGGGGGATCCCTTTGCGGATGAGCTCCTGTGCAAAAATGGAGCAAAGGCCTGAGAAAATGGGTTTCAAGAAGATGCGGAAGCTCCTTGTGGATGGGGAGACATCGTCCTGTCCTGGCACAGGGAAGGTCATGCTGATGCTGCAGATTTTTGCAGCGGGGTTAAAATagagtttaaaataaagcagtttcctcaccttcagcagcttctctttcttcttccgCCACTCGTCCCACTCGTTGACGATGCGGCCCCAGAGGATCCAGGTGTCCTCCTCAAGGTGGCTGAGGTtggaggaggctgaggagcTGGAGACCAAGGAGGAGCCGCTGTTCCTTCGTGAGCCGTTCATGGAGCGCATTGACTTGGAGTCAGCCTCCAGTAGCCTGCGAGAGACCAAGATAGccccaaaaaagccccaaaggaGGAGACAGCCCCCAAAACTGCCCCAAACGAGGAGATATTCCTCCAAAACAGCCCCCAAGGAGAAGAGATTCCCCCAAAATGGTCCCGAAAAAGGAGATACTCCCCCAAAACAGCCCCAAATGAGGAGATATTCCTCCAAAACAGCCCCCAAGGAGAAGAGATTCCCCCAAAATTGTGCTAAAAGACGAGAGATTCCCCTCAAACAGCAGATATTCCCCCAAAATGCCCCAAAGAAGGAGATATTCCCTGAAAACTGTGCCAGAGGAGGAGATATTCCCCCAAACAGCCACAAAGGACAAGAGAGTCCCCCAAAACAGTCCCAAAAAAGAAGATAttctcccccaaaaaacccaaaggagGAGAGATTCCCCCAAAACCATGCCAAAAGAAGAGAGATTCTCCCCAGAGCACCCCAAATAAGCAGATAttcccccaaaaccaccccaaagGAGGAGATATTCCCCCAAACCACCCCAGAACAGCACCTGGATGGGCTATTTGCCCCGGCCAGATGCTGACAGTTGCCTGGGGATGGTTTCTTTAATGAATTTGCttaaaaaacagatttccaatgtttttcttccaaagtaaatttgcttaaaaatggCTTTGCAAGGAAATTTGCATTTTAGGGCTTGATTTTAACACCAGTTTAATGCCAGGGATGGAGCTTTTTGCCCAGTATTTCGGCAAAGTGAGCCTCAGGGCTCATTTCCTGTCAAGAGCAGGTTTAAAACCCACCACCGAAGTGGGTGGGTTTATTATTTCCAAACAGCTGCCTCCTTCCAGAAATCCCCTTTGCCTGCCTGAATGAGCAAACCCTGCtgctttcaaagagaaaaatataaccctgaaaataagaaactggAGTGTTTTTATCCCGGCTGGAGCAATGCTTGGGGGAAATGGCTCATTGTTGTCCAGCGTCTTTGATTTTAAGGGacatacttgaaaaaaaaggaCGATAAAAAGGCCGAATGGGGCAGATATCTGTTGGCACTCACCGATTTTGCTCCTCCAGCTTCGCCAGCAGCTCCAGTTCGTCGGGGCTGAGGTTTTCCGAGTCAGAGGTGGGAGAACACGCCGGTGCTGAGTTGACGGAGGAGAGGGCTTCGTGGGAGGACGAGTCGGGGCTGACGGCCGGCGATGCCATGGCggcaggggctggcagcgtGCCGAGCCCGCGGGGATTTCAGGGTCTCACCTGGAAAGCCGAGCACCAGCATGAGCGGGATGTGACCCTCCATCTTTTCCTCCTCACCACATTGCTTCAAATCTCTTAAAACCCCCCATTTTAGCTAATCTGATAGAAAACAGGATGTGAGCATTGCTCGGTTTGCAGCCTACCAAGATATTCACTTAATTCCCTAAAAGGATCCCATTTAAGCCCAGTTTTCATGTCAAGCTAGTTCTAAGCACATTGTCCTGTGTTTGCCCTAAATTAGTTGAATTAAATTAGCCTAAAAACTGGAATTAAGCCCAATGTACCCTCATTTTGGGAAGGAACAGGCCAATATTGGAAGAGAGGATTTACAGAAAGCTGTCCTCACTGTGCTTTAGGGGTTGATGTCGCCCAGTTTGCCCACTTTGGTGGTGTTTTATGGAAAAATGCCTCCCTGGGGAAGAATGAGTCCCAGTTTGGGACTGCAGGGACTGGCAGAAATGGGGTAGAAAATGATGGGTTGAGGAGTGCTGCAAAAAGAGAAGTTCAAGTGGTGCCTCCGATGGGGATTTGCTGGAGGATGAACAGGGACTGGAATCCCTCAAGGCAGCTCTGGCCTTTTTTGGGCTGAAAAACTTTCCTTTTGGtaaaaaaatgctgctgaagATTGGCAAAATGAACCCTCAGTCGCTCCTGTGGCCAAATGGGATGAAGAaagtggaggaaagaaaaaaaaagcagcagcgcCTGAAGGATGCGCTGTGACTGTGTGATTTACCTGATTTGGGCTTAGTTTACTCTCTGTGCAGATTAAGCTATAAATTGGGGAAGTTTTAACCAAAAAGCCACATTTCCAACCCCTTTTTTGGGAGGAAAAACTGGCCAGtggagcaaaacaaaaatcccttgCTGTTTGGTTAACAGTTttccaaaaccagcaaaatttaACAGAGCGGCTTCGGGGCAAGCGGGGAGAATCAGGTCAATCGTTAACGGGATCAGGCAGATTTGCTTATTAAGCAGGAAATTTTataaaggaggggaaaaaaaagcctcgATTATATTTGATTCAGGCCCATGCTGCTCGTCGTGGGACAGGGCTTGTCCAGCAGTGCCTTCGTCTCCAGGAGAgctgttaatttattttctataattaATATTTCCCTGCAAGACCTTGCTGGCTGATGTCtcccaaaatactgttttaatgaaaaaaaatagtgagcGCCATCGGCGGCTTCGCTGCAAAATGATAAGTTACCAGTCAAACAGCGGCCGCAGCACAACCTGTCAGGGTTCAATGGGCTGCGAGAACGTCCTGAAATGGCTTTTTAGGAAAATGCTCATTTCCATGTCGATGTGTGCGGGGGGAATGAAAGCAACAACCACATGTGGATGAGCATGGGATGGCCAAAATGCATGATTTCAACCCAAAAATGAGGTAGGCAGATGGCGATATTGTTTATTAGACCCATAAAAAACAGGTGGAAatgggaaaagaggagaaaaggcaagctgaaatttttcagtgggttttttggggtgaAATCCTGTTGATTTTCCAACatggagggaaggagctggTGGCTGCCATCCTTCAGGGGTTCCTGTCATGCCAAGAGCTTTTTCCAGGGCGATGGGTATCAAAATTTGCTGAAAATGCTTGaatttggagggaaaaaaagtctaagGGGTTGTCAATGGTGCTGagaaaatttggggaaaaaaatgatggaAATGGCCCTGGAAATGCCACCATGGTGCCTAGACTCTGTTTTTAGGAAACTGGCCCAAAAAGTGGCTCATACAATCCCGATTTCAGCCCATTTGTGATGGTGggttaataaaaaataactttccagGTGCGACGGGGTACTGCAGAGTCCTCAAGGTCCCCATGTGTCCCCGAAGTCCCCACATCTCGCTGTCACATCCGCTcattttcccccaaaatacCATTGCTCAAtcaaaatgctgtaaaaaaaccccaatttcAGCAGGATGTCAAGATGCCGACCTTGAGCCAGAGTGTTTTGGGAGGAAAACGTTAAAATTTCCCCTTTGCGCTTAAAATCTGCCGATTCGTAGCTTTTTCAACccatttttgcagcttttcagtGGAGCTTCATACTGTTTCTGTGGTGTTTTGTGCCTTTTCTGCCCCTTTTTATGCCTTTTCTGTGTCAGTTTATGCCTTTTCCACCCATTTTTGCAGCGTCTCTCAGTGCTGTTTTGCACCTTTCCCACCCCgttttcacagtattttctaCACTGTTTTCTCAGTGTCTCTCAATGCCGTTTTGCGTCTTTTTTGCACCATTTTTGCCATGTCTCCAAACTCTTTCTGcaatttttctgtgttgctttcGCCGCCTCTTAAAAGTTCATCAACGCAGGGATTCACCCCCAGTTTCAGCAGCAATTTCTGGAGGCACCGGCTAGCGACGTTGACTTCACATCGAACACAAACCATGAAAAATCCACCAATTTGCCAGAAACCCCAATTATTAACATGCAAAAGGaaccagataaagaaaaaaaaaatattaaaccacAAATATTTCAGCGGGACCTTCTCAAGCTTCACCAACATCTGCAGTTtgcagaaagaggaggaaaatagaTAAAAATGGGTTTAAACATCGCGGGTTTTGCCACCAGCAGGGATGAAGCAGGTGCAAATTTTAAGCTAAAATCCCACCAAAATGCCACCAGGTTTAAAACCGaccaaaacccacacaaaaacAGGTGAAAATTGAATTCAGCACCAAAACAGAGCGAGgaaactgccccccccccccgacgcTGGCCACCAAAATGCATTTCCAAACGTGGCTTTTTGGGGAAAAACTACCCAAAATGCCACTCGGGTGgtgatttttatgttttgcgCAGTCCTAAATTGGTTGAAATGTGCCCAAAACTGGGAGGGTTTGGGGTCTTTTGGGATTTTTCACCGACatagggtgggtttttttccccccatccagGCTGCTGGTGGCAGCAGGTATTAAACATTGCTGGCAACGCTGCTGGTGAAGCCCCTATTGAtggaaaaccagcagaaaaaggggaaaaatcaaAAAGGGAAGATGAATCTGGGGGAAAAACCTGTAATTTGATAGGAAACCTGAGTCGTCCCAGCGTAGCTAAAATCTCTAGGTTTGAACCCAAAAGGAGAGGTGCGCCAGGGACGGCACAAAGCCGTGGCTCCAGGGGCTGCGGCCGTGGTTGCTCCATCTTCTAGGCGGCtgcggggggggtgtgtgtgtgttttggggggcatccagggacccccccaagcCTCCTCCCCAAGAATGGGGGGCACAGGGATGCTGGTGGAGAGGGTGGTTGTGCATTGACTAGGTGTGGGGGGTGTTAAaagcctccctcctccccaatAAATGACATTTAGGGACCGTGGCTGTGATAGGGGGGagctcagctgcctgctgcagactccccctctccttttttttttaaccaaaacctCATTATTTTAcggggaaaaagaagcaagggACAACACCCTCTTTGCACACAGGAGCACAGCCCTCGGCAGGCTGCGATGGTGGGGGGCCCCAATAAAGGAGGGGAAtagggggacacccccccaatGTCCTCCTCTATGGGGGGGGCACCCCTAATGCCTCCCCATGGCGTGGTGGGGTACCCCCAATGCCCCCCTCCGCAATATAGCCCTGAATTCTCCATGCTGTGGCATGGTGGGGGGCACCCCCGTGGTTTCTTCTGGGGGGGGTAAACCCCCCATTTACCCCCTTAGCCTGGGGGGGAGAATCCTCCAGTTACCCTATAGTCCTGGGGGGGGGTTACCCCCAGCTACCCCCATAGCCAAGGGGAAGATTATCCCAATGCCCCCCCCATGGAGGGGGTACCCCCAAAAGCATGGGAGGTACGCCCAATTACCCCCCagctgggagggggggtggcAACCCCAATTAGTCCCCCCTCCATAGACTAGAGGGGGAGAATATTTACCCCAAATTACCCCCCCCAGCATTACCCCCATAGACACCCCCTCCTCATAGCCTAGAGGGGGGCTTTACCCCCAAtacccccccgggggggggtcacccccaaataccccctcaccccggggagggggggttacccccaattccccccctAGCCTTAATGGGGTGATTACCCCCGATCaccccccatagcccccccccggggggggtcaCCCCCCCCATTCCTGAGGgagggagccccccccccgaagGGGGCGGGCCGCTCCTCCCGGCCCCTCCTACCTGCGAGGCGCTGCCATGGCGACCGCCGGCTGCCTCCGAGGGGGGGGCCCGCGGcgtccccccgccgccaccgccgcttGGAGCCGAGCGGGAGCCGCGGCCGCCGCGGGCCCCGCCGCTGccatggaggggggggggggacccgccgccgccgccgccgccctgaCTGACACTGACTGACAGGGGGCCCCGCCCCTCAGCCAATCAACGCGCCGCCTCCGCGCCTTCGCCCGCCTCCCTGTGGCGCCACCGCCAATCGCCGAGGTCCGCCCGGGAATGAGCCGCCGCGGGGGACCCGGCTACAAACCGCGCCTGCTGTGCGGTGAACCAATGGGCTGGATCGCCGGTGGTTGATGGGCAGGATGCCCTTCCAATGAGATTCAAGGAGATGCTTCCCCTCCGAGAGGGGGTGGACACCGCCTTGCTGAGAGGCGAATGGCAGGCGCAGGTGGTGATGATAGATAGGTAGAGCGGCCAATCGTCCGCCACATCTCTCTTGGAGTGGCACCTGGCTGACAGAAGAGGACAACAAGCCCCGCCTGTTAGCTGAAGTGGTTGGATTTGATTGACAGGAAAATCTACCAATCGCTGGCGCAGGAGAAGGTGAGGCAGCCTATAGGGGCGCGGAGACTAAGCGGCATTCACCCCTCCAGCACAGGTGGCTGAACCCGCCTTCCTGGGGAGAGTTGCGGCTCTTATTGGCTAACGAGGATGATAGGCAAACGCCTCCACCTACGGGGCGTCGAGTAGCTGATCGCAGCTCCGTGGTAAGGGGTGCAGAGTGGAGTCAACGCTCGGTACCTCAGGGACGGTGCCCGGGTAGGGGGACCCGGGATGGTGGTCCCCAGTTCCCCAGGGACGAAGGTGTCAGGCAACCCTGGTTACCCAAAcatg is a genomic window containing:
- the EVI5L gene encoding EVI5-like protein isoform X1; amino-acid sequence: MASPAVSPDSSSHEALSSVNSAPACSPTSDSENLSPDELELLAKLEEQNRLLEADSKSMRSMNGSRRNSGSSLVSSSSASSNLSHLEEDTWILWGRIVNEWDEWRKKKEKLLKELIRKGIPHHFRAIVWQLLCSATDMPVKNQYSELLKMSSPCEKLIRRDIARTYPEHEFFKGQDSLGQEVLFNVMKAYSLVDREVGYCQGSAFIVGLLLMQMPEEEAFCVFVRLMQEYRLRELFKPSMAELGLCIYQFEYMLQEQLPELNIHFRSQSFLTSMYASSWFLTLFLTTFPLPVATRVFDIFMYEGLEIVFRVGMALLQFNQAELVQLDMEGMSQYFQKVIPHQFDSCPDKLILRAFQVKYNPKKMKRLEKEYAAIKNKEMEEQIEIKRLRTENRLLKQRIETLEKESAALADRLIQGQVTRAQEAEENYIIKRELAVVKQRCTSATENLQRAQTTIRQLQDQQGNPRFSEEFVTHLETELEQSRLRESETLSALKEMQDKVLDMEKRNSLLPDEDNVVRLQEELQALALREAEAVKSLTELQQQVKDLSDSWQAGRAGGRWKESPRRSNANALQEAVVAARLREAQAQAELRALRQRVLQLETQGQIQRTVLGRAEQTCAGLREQLRLAAAQSKGLQAQLSESHRKHAEAQCKSKEEVMAVRLREADSMAALAEMRQRVAELEIQREEGMIQGQLNHSDAAQYIRQLKDHIDELKAEIRLLRGPLAFGAVGLGTRLGDEDSLGSSDEELPPFALTHGDIGDLGDLGDMGDSSDSETEGAPTAP
- the EVI5L gene encoding EVI5-like protein isoform X4, which encodes MASPAVSPDSSSHEALSSVNSAPACSPTSDSENLSPDELELLAKLEEQNRLLEADSKSMRSMNGSRRNSGSSLVSSSSASSNLSHLEEDTWILWGRIVNEWDEWRKKKEKLLKELIRKGIPHHFRAIVWQLLCSATDMPVKNQYSELLKMSSPCEKLIRRDIARTYPEHEFFKGQDSLGQEVLFNVMKAYSLVDREVGYCQGSAFIVGLLLMQMPEEEAFCVFVRLMQEYRLRELFKPSMAELGLCIYQFEYMLQEQLPELNIHFRSQSFLTSMYASSWFLTLFLTTFPLPVATRVFDIFMYEGLEIVFRVGMALLQFNQAELVQLDMEGMSQYFQKVIPHQFDSCPDKLILRAFQVKYNPKKMKRLEKEYAAIKNKEMEEQIEIKRLRTENRLLKQRIETLEKESAALADRLIQGQVTRAQEAEENYIIKRELAVVKQRCTSATENLQRAQTTIRQLQDQQGNPRFSEEFVTHLETELEQSRLRESETLSALKEMQDKVLDMEKRNSLLPDEDNVVRLQEELQALALREAEAVKSLTELQQQVKDLSDSWQGQIQRTVLGRAEQTCAGLREQLRLAAAQSKGLQAQLSESHRKHAEAQCKSKEEVMAVRLREADSMAALAEMRQRVAELEIQREEGMIQGQLNHSDAAQYIRQLKDHIDELKAEIRLLRGPLAFGAVGLGTRLGDEDSLGSSDEELPPFALTHGDIGDLGDLGDMGDSSDSETEGAPTAP
- the EVI5L gene encoding EVI5-like protein isoform X3; its protein translation is MASPAVSPDSSSHEALSSVNSAPACSPTSDSENLSPDELELLAKLEEQNRLLEADSKSMRSMNGSRRNSGSSLVSSSSASSNLSHLEEDTWILWGRIVNEWDEWRKKKEKLLKELIRKGIPHHFRAIVWQLLCSATDMPVKNQYSELLKMSSPCEKLIRRDIARTYPEHEFFKGQDSLGQEVLFNVMKAYSLVDREVGYCQGSAFIVGLLLMQMPEEEAFCVFVRLMQEYRLRELFKPSMAELGLCIYQFEYMLQEQLPELNIHFRSQSFLTSMYASSWFLTLFLTTFPLPVATRVFDIFMYEGLEIVFRVGMALLQFNQAELVQLDMEGMSQYFQKVIPHQFDSCPDKLILRAFQVKYNPKKMKRLEKEYAAIKNKEMEEQIEIKRLRTENRLLKQRIETLEKESAALADRLIQGQVTRAQEAEENYIIKRELAVVKQRCTSATENLQRAQTTIRQLQDQQGNPRFSEEFVTHLETELEQSRLRESETLSALKEMQDKVLDMEKRNSLLPDEDNVVRLQEELQALALREAEAVKSLTELQQQVKDLSDSWQAGRAGGRWKESPRRSNANALQEAVVAARLREAQAQAELRALRQRVLQLETQGQIQRTVLGRAEQTCAGLREQLRLAAAQSKGLQAQLSESHRKHAEAQCKSKEEVMAVRLREADSMAALAEMRQRVAELEIQIRLLRGPLAFGAVGLGTRLGDEDSLGSSDEELPPFALTHGDIGDLGDLGDMGDSSDSETEGAPTAP
- the EVI5L gene encoding EVI5-like protein isoform X2, whose protein sequence is MASPAVSPDSSSHEALSSVNSAPACSPTSDSENLSPDELELLAKLEEQNRLLEADSKSMRSMNGSRRNSGSSLVSSSSASSNLSHLEEDTWILWGRIVNEWDEWRKKKEKLLKELIRKGIPHHFRAIVWQLLCSATDMPVKNQYSELLKMSSPCEKLIRRDIARTYPEHEFFKGQDSLGQEVLFNVMKAYSLVDREVGYCQGSAFIVGLLLMQMPEEEAFCVFVRLMQEYRLRELFKPSMAELGLCIYQFEYMLQEQLPELNIHFRSQSFLTSMYASSWFLTLFLTTFPLPVATRVFDIFMYEGLEIVFRVGMALLQFNQAELVQLDMEGMSQYFQKVIPHQFDSCPDKLILRAFQVKYNPKKMKRLEKEYAAIKNKEMEEQIEIKRLRTENRLLKQRIETLEKGQVTRAQEAEENYIIKRELAVVKQRCTSATENLQRAQTTIRQLQDQQGNPRFSEEFVTHLETELEQSRLRESETLSALKEMQDKVLDMEKRNSLLPDEDNVVRLQEELQALALREAEAVKSLTELQQQVKDLSDSWQAGRAGGRWKESPRRSNANALQEAVVAARLREAQAQAELRALRQRVLQLETQGQIQRTVLGRAEQTCAGLREQLRLAAAQSKGLQAQLSESHRKHAEAQCKSKEEVMAVRLREADSMAALAEMRQRVAELEIQREEGMIQGQLNHSDAAQYIRQLKDHIDELKAEIRLLRGPLAFGAVGLGTRLGDEDSLGSSDEELPPFALTHGDIGDLGDLGDMGDSSDSETEGAPTAP